One Pocillopora verrucosa isolate sample1 chromosome 10, ASM3666991v2, whole genome shotgun sequence genomic window carries:
- the LOC131787121 gene encoding uncharacterized protein, translated as MKANIILFTVGIILSLSQTTDTTHHGKHFSVHHQPKVNIPQKAKHRFLEMKKQPLDEKTAYRKQLRYQEANSAMIKTRLDDSLGRIPWSNNHENVASYVDGTGGVSQQRLLAIMNQLTNDIRVNGRRITPLQTQMVQQTNDGDINPTSPASNMQDEMQPDMQTSMQDDMQSNTNDMGNNEVKPIQIPINQKGGDGATDANGPGDGANGPGMFERLMFGGLSQIVGGGKGSNSYSETGGGMTNVPGLSYGGSNNNGVINLMESEHGLKPMRGMNGMGSINGMNGMMTGMHGMMNGMGMMMPGTGRMRGNSYFSRRGETASARKKPRSKHKEFLRKAVKAASLSKADERKNLQRIPTVTIHPKANILKNKPYVIPLIPNDKTTDKKPTRPLHGA; from the exons ATGAAGGCAAATATCATCCTATTCACTGTGGGGATAATTTTATCTTTGTCCCAAACAACAG ATACCACCCACCAcggaaaacatttttcagttCACCATCAACCAAAAGTTAACATTCCCCAAAAAGCCAAACACAGATTTCTCGAAATGAAAAAGCAGCCACTTGATGAGAAAACCGCTTATCGAAAGCAACTAAGATACCAGGAGGCCAATAGTGCTATGATAAAAACCAGGCTGGATGATAGCCTAGGAAGAATACCCTGGAGTAATAACCATGAAAACGTTGCATCCTATGTTGACGGAACAGGAGGTGTATCACAACAGAGGCTTTTAGCAATCATGAACCAGTTAACCAATGATATCAGAGTAAATGGACGGAGAATCACTCCTCTTCAAACGCAAATGGTACAGCAAACTAATGATGGCGACATCAATCCGACATCACCAGCGAGTAATATGCAGGACGAGATGCAACCCGATATGCAAACGAGCATGCAAGATGATATGCAGAGTAACACCAATGACATGGGAAATAATGAAGTTAAACCTATACAGATACCAATCAATCAGAAGGGAGGTGATGGTGCAACTGATGCCAATGGACCTGGTGATGGTGCTAATGGACCTGGAATGTTTGAGCGGTTGATGTTTGGCGGACTTTCCCAGATAGTAGGAGGAGGAAAAGGGAGTAACAGTTACTCTGAAACTGGTGGTGGAATGACGAACGTTCCTGGGTTATCATATGGTGGATCAAATAATAATGGTGTTATCAACCTTATGGAAAGCGAACATGGATTAAAGCCAATGCGGGGAATGAATGGCATGGGGAGCATAAATGGAATGAACGGGATGATGACTGGAATGCATGGGATGATGAACGGAATGGGTATGATGATGCCTGGAACGGGAAGAATGAGAGGCAATTCGTATTTCTCCAGAAGAGGAGAGACCGCGTCAGCGAGAAAGAAACCGCGATCAAAGCATAAGGAATTTCTTCGAAAGGCCGTGAAGGCAGCTTCGCTATCAAAAgcagatgaaagaaaaaacctccaAAGGATTCCCACAGTTACCATACACCCCAAGGCCAACATTCTGAAGAATAAGCCATACGTTATACCACTAATCCCTAACGATAAAACAACTGACAAGAAACCCACAAGACCTCTGCATGGTGcttaa